The following proteins are encoded in a genomic region of Vicinamibacterales bacterium:
- the rplO gene encoding 50S ribosomal protein L15, translating into MPTNLSNLKPAAGSKFTRKRVGRGPGSGSGKTAARGYKGAKSRSGFKFKRGFEGGQMPLHRRIPKRGFHNPFRVEYAVINLDDLGRRFDDGAVVTPDALRASGLLSDRKALVKVLARGEVGKKLTVQAHKFSGKAAEKIAAAGGTAEVIGAAAS; encoded by the coding sequence ATGCCGACGAATCTCAGCAACCTCAAGCCCGCCGCCGGGTCCAAGTTCACCCGCAAGCGCGTGGGCCGGGGCCCGGGCTCGGGCAGCGGCAAGACGGCCGCCCGGGGCTACAAGGGCGCCAAGTCGCGGTCGGGCTTCAAGTTCAAGCGCGGGTTCGAGGGCGGGCAGATGCCGCTCCACCGCCGGATCCCGAAGCGCGGGTTCCACAACCCGTTCCGCGTGGAGTACGCCGTCATCAACCTCGACGATCTGGGCCGCCGTTTCGACGACGGCGCCGTCGTCACGCCGGACGCGCTCCGCGCGTCTGGACTGCTCTCGGACCGCAAGGCCCTCGTCAAGGTGCTGGCCCGCGGCGAGGTGGGCAAGAAGCTCACCGTCCAGGCGCACAAGTTCAGCGGGAAGGCCGCCGAGAAGATCGCGGCGGCCGGCGGGACCGCGGAAGTCATCGGCGCCGCGGCATCCTGA
- the rpsH gene encoding 30S ribosomal protein S8: MTDPIADMLTRVRNAVAARHSRVDMPASKLKTEIARILQDEGYIAGYKVIEEKAARPGAAARPVIRLLLKYGPGGERVITGIERVSRPGRRVYTGAEDISAVLGGLGVSILTTSRGVMTGRAAQKAGVGGEVLCNVW, translated from the coding sequence ATGACTGATCCGATTGCAGACATGCTGACCCGGGTTCGGAACGCGGTGGCCGCGAGGCACTCGCGCGTGGACATGCCGGCGTCGAAGCTGAAGACCGAGATCGCCCGGATCCTGCAGGACGAGGGGTACATCGCGGGGTACAAGGTCATCGAGGAGAAGGCAGCGCGGCCGGGCGCGGCGGCGCGGCCCGTCATCAGGCTGCTGCTCAAGTACGGCCCTGGTGGCGAGCGCGTCATCACGGGGATCGAGCGGGTGAGCCGGCCCGGACGGCGGGTCTACACCGGCGCCGAGGACATCAGCGCGGTGCTCGGCGGCCTGGGCGTGAGCATCCTGACGACCTCCCGCGGGGTGATGACCGGGCGCGCGGCGCAGAAGGCCGGCGTGGGCGGGGAAGTGCTGTGTAACGTCTGGTAA
- the rplF gene encoding 50S ribosomal protein L6 — MSRIGKKPIPVPKGVTVKVDATGIDVKGPKGQMRQALPPGVVLALNDGVLETKRERPDDKSLAKFHGLARSLVANAVTGVAEGWKRELDIVGVGYRAELKGKQVHFALGYSHPIVFDIPAGIDVAVDKQTHITVTGVDRQLVGQVAANMRRLRKPDPYQQKGVRYTGEVLKKKAGKTGA, encoded by the coding sequence ATGTCGCGTATTGGAAAGAAGCCGATTCCGGTGCCGAAGGGCGTGACCGTCAAGGTGGACGCCACGGGGATCGACGTCAAGGGGCCGAAGGGCCAGATGCGCCAGGCGCTGCCACCGGGCGTCGTGCTGGCGCTGAACGACGGCGTCCTCGAGACGAAGCGGGAGCGGCCCGACGACAAGTCGCTGGCGAAGTTCCACGGTCTCGCGCGCAGCCTGGTCGCGAACGCGGTCACGGGCGTGGCCGAGGGCTGGAAGCGCGAGCTCGACATCGTCGGCGTCGGCTACCGTGCCGAGCTCAAGGGGAAGCAGGTGCACTTCGCGCTGGGATACTCGCACCCGATCGTGTTCGATATCCCCGCGGGCATCGATGTCGCCGTGGACAAGCAGACGCACATCACCGTGACGGGCGTGGACCGCCAGCTCGTTGGCCAGGTGGCCGCCAACATGCGCCGCCTGCGGAAGCCCGACCCGTACCAGCAGAAGGGCGTACGGTACACGGGCGAGGTGCTGAAGAAGAAGGCCGGGAAGACGGGGGCGTAA
- a CDS encoding adenylate kinase, giving the protein MAMRLLMLGPPGAGKGTQASRLARDHGVPKISTGDMLRDAVASGTALGLEVKETVARGELVGDEVIVALVERRLAEEDAKNGFVLDGFPRTVAQAKALDTLLNGAPLAVVEIRVPDEELVRRVRGRRICERCGTTVSAFDGEPSEAVACKACGGRLVQRSDDSEGVVRDRLRIYWRETQPMIGYYESRPTFRRIDGAKAPLDVYESIAAAVASVVETR; this is encoded by the coding sequence ATGGCGATGCGGCTGCTGATGCTCGGGCCACCGGGAGCGGGGAAGGGGACGCAGGCCTCTCGACTCGCGCGGGACCACGGCGTCCCGAAGATTTCCACGGGCGACATGCTGCGCGACGCCGTGGCGTCCGGGACCGCGCTTGGCCTCGAGGTGAAGGAAACGGTGGCGCGGGGCGAACTGGTCGGCGACGAGGTCATCGTGGCCCTGGTGGAGCGCCGTCTCGCCGAGGAGGACGCGAAGAACGGGTTCGTCCTCGACGGCTTTCCCCGGACGGTCGCCCAGGCCAAGGCCCTCGACACCCTCTTGAATGGCGCGCCGCTGGCCGTCGTCGAGATCCGGGTGCCGGACGAGGAACTGGTGCGCCGCGTGCGCGGCCGTCGGATCTGCGAACGCTGCGGGACGACGGTGTCCGCCTTCGACGGCGAACCGTCTGAGGCTGTCGCCTGCAAGGCGTGCGGCGGCCGGCTGGTGCAGCGGTCGGACGACAGCGAGGGCGTCGTCCGGGATCGGCTGCGGATTTACTGGCGTGAGACCCAGCCGATGATCGGGTACTACGAGAGCCGGCCGACGTTTCGGAGGATCGACGGGGCGAAGGCGCCCCTGGACGTGTACGAGTCGATCGCGGCGGCGGTGGCGTCGGTGGTCGAGACGCGGTAG
- the rplX gene encoding 50S ribosomal protein L24 yields MPKVRIKKDDTVLVRAGKDRGKRGRVLQVLPDKGRVVVEGVGMVKRHTRPNPQKNIKGGILERESAIHVSNVMLVDPESSQPGRVGIRVESDGTKVRVRRKRVG; encoded by the coding sequence ATGCCTAAGGTGCGAATCAAGAAGGACGACACGGTGCTGGTGCGGGCCGGCAAGGACCGCGGGAAGCGCGGCCGTGTGCTGCAGGTGCTGCCCGACAAGGGACGCGTGGTCGTGGAGGGCGTGGGCATGGTGAAGCGCCACACGCGGCCGAACCCGCAGAAGAACATCAAGGGCGGGATTCTCGAGCGCGAGTCGGCGATCCACGTGTCGAACGTGATGCTCGTCGATCCGGAGTCGAGCCAGCCCGGGCGCGTGGGCATCCGGGTCGAGTCTGACGGCACCAAGGTGCGGGTGCGCCGCAAGCGGGTGGGGTAG
- the secY gene encoding preprotein translocase subunit SecY — MLDAFKNLFAVADLRNRVLFTLAMLGVYRVGSHIPTPGVNTAALALLAEQARGTMFGFYDMFSGGNLSQVTIFALGVMPYISASIILQLLTVVWPYLERLSKEGELGRRKITQYTRYLTVVLSLAQSMAIAVYLEQQTNIAGGLPLVYEPGWGFRLMCVLTLTTGTMFVMWLGEQITERGIGNGMSLLIFAGIVVNFPRAVTLTFDQLRTGQIGLIRLLILVVLMIAVVAAIVFVERGQRRIVVQYAKRVVGRRQFAGTSTHIPLKVNTGGVIPVIFASSLLAFPATLQGFFPAGGWGDAAVRQVAYGMPLYNLMFVVLIMFFAYFYTAIIFNPDDVSENMRKYGGFIPGIRPGKRTAEHIDTILTRITLAGAVYLCVVALLPELMITGFRVAPIPFVGEWLDTNLPQWFTQGLGVSFLFGGTSLLIVVGVAMDTVSQLESQLIMRHYDGFMKKSRIRGRRD; from the coding sequence ATGCTCGACGCGTTCAAGAACCTCTTCGCAGTCGCCGACCTCAGGAACCGCGTGCTCTTCACGCTCGCGATGCTGGGGGTCTACCGTGTCGGCAGCCACATCCCGACGCCCGGCGTGAACACCGCCGCCCTGGCGCTGCTCGCCGAACAGGCTCGCGGCACGATGTTCGGCTTCTATGACATGTTCTCGGGTGGCAACCTGTCGCAGGTCACGATCTTCGCGCTCGGCGTCATGCCGTACATCAGCGCCTCGATCATCCTGCAGCTGCTCACGGTGGTCTGGCCCTACCTGGAGCGCCTGTCCAAGGAAGGCGAACTGGGGCGGCGCAAGATCACCCAGTACACCCGCTACTTGACGGTCGTGCTGTCGCTCGCGCAGTCGATGGCCATCGCGGTGTACCTGGAGCAGCAGACGAACATCGCCGGCGGCCTGCCGCTGGTGTACGAGCCCGGCTGGGGCTTCCGTCTGATGTGCGTGCTCACGCTCACGACGGGGACCATGTTCGTCATGTGGCTCGGCGAGCAGATCACGGAACGGGGTATCGGCAACGGCATGTCGCTGCTGATCTTCGCGGGCATCGTCGTGAACTTCCCGCGGGCGGTCACGCTCACGTTCGACCAGCTCCGCACGGGTCAGATCGGACTGATCCGGCTCCTCATCCTGGTCGTCCTCATGATCGCGGTGGTGGCGGCCATCGTATTCGTGGAGCGGGGCCAGCGTCGCATCGTCGTGCAGTACGCCAAGCGGGTCGTGGGCCGGCGGCAGTTCGCGGGCACCAGCACGCACATTCCGCTGAAGGTGAACACCGGCGGCGTCATTCCCGTGATCTTCGCCAGTTCGTTGCTGGCCTTCCCGGCGACGCTCCAGGGCTTCTTCCCGGCGGGCGGCTGGGGAGACGCGGCCGTTCGGCAGGTGGCGTACGGCATGCCGCTGTACAACCTGATGTTCGTCGTCCTGATCATGTTCTTCGCCTATTTCTACACGGCGATCATCTTCAACCCCGACGACGTGTCGGAGAACATGCGGAAGTACGGTGGCTTCATCCCCGGCATCCGACCGGGCAAGCGGACCGCCGAGCACATCGACACGATCCTCACCCGCATCACGCTGGCCGGCGCGGTCTACCTCTGCGTCGTCGCCCTGCTGCCCGAGCTGATGATCACGGGCTTCCGCGTGGCGCCGATACCCTTCGTGGGCGAATGGCTCGACACGAACCTGCCGCAGTGGTTCACCCAGGGCCTGGGCGTGAGCTTCCTCTTCGGCGGCACGTCCCTGCTCATCGTGGTGGGCGTGGCGATGGACACGGTGAGCCAGCTGGAGTCGCAGCTCATCATGCGGCACTATGACGGGTTCATGAAGAAGTCCCGCATCCGGGGACGCCGCGACTGA
- a CDS encoding type Z 30S ribosomal protein S14 → MATTAKMAREKKALKFKVRHRNRCRRCGRPRAYLRKFALCRLCFREHALTGDVAGVTKSSW, encoded by the coding sequence ATGGCGACGACAGCGAAGATGGCTCGTGAGAAGAAGGCCCTGAAGTTCAAGGTGCGTCACCGCAACCGGTGCCGGCGCTGCGGGCGACCGCGCGCCTACCTGCGGAAGTTCGCACTCTGCAGGCTGTGCTTCCGCGAACACGCGCTCACCGGCGACGTCGCCGGCGTCACCAAGAGCAGCTGGTAG
- the rpmC gene encoding 50S ribosomal protein L29 yields MKAPELRELDAEDLRAKAAEIEDELFRMRVKKAMGQLDKPVALRESRRNLARVKTVLREKAK; encoded by the coding sequence ATGAAGGCACCCGAGCTGCGCGAGCTGGACGCCGAGGATCTCCGCGCGAAGGCAGCGGAGATCGAGGACGAGCTGTTCCGCATGCGCGTCAAGAAGGCGATGGGGCAGCTCGACAAGCCCGTGGCCCTGCGCGAGTCCCGCCGGAACCTGGCGCGGGTGAAGACGGTTCTCAGGGAGAAGGCGAAGTAG
- the map gene encoding type I methionyl aminopeptidase, whose translation MITCRSAAELERLARVNALVARVLAELSGMIAVGMTTAELDAVAERRLRDAGAEPAFKGYHGYPATICASVNEQVVHGIPSPRKLKAGDIVSVDLGAKMDGFYGDSAVTVPVGAVSPEAEALLEVTRQSLNEALAVVKPGTRLSDIGAAVQRHVEAHGFSVVREFVGHGIGQTLHEEPQIPNYGPAGRGPRLAEGMVLAIEPMVNMGAAGVKVLSDGWTAVTKDGSLSAHFEHTVAVTADGCRVLTKADAAANAAA comes from the coding sequence ATGATCACCTGTCGATCGGCGGCGGAGCTGGAGCGGCTGGCGCGCGTGAACGCGCTCGTGGCGCGCGTGCTGGCGGAGCTGTCGGGGATGATTGCCGTGGGCATGACCACGGCCGAGCTCGATGCCGTCGCCGAACGGCGCCTGCGGGACGCGGGCGCCGAGCCGGCGTTCAAGGGCTACCATGGGTATCCGGCCACGATCTGCGCGTCGGTGAACGAGCAGGTCGTCCACGGCATTCCGTCGCCTCGGAAGCTGAAGGCCGGCGACATCGTGTCCGTGGACCTCGGTGCCAAGATGGACGGCTTCTACGGCGACAGCGCCGTGACCGTGCCCGTTGGCGCCGTCTCCCCGGAGGCGGAGGCGCTGCTGGAGGTGACGCGGCAGTCGCTGAATGAGGCGCTCGCCGTGGTGAAGCCAGGCACGCGCCTGTCGGACATCGGGGCAGCGGTGCAGCGCCACGTGGAGGCGCACGGCTTCTCGGTGGTCCGCGAGTTCGTGGGTCACGGCATCGGACAGACGCTGCACGAGGAGCCGCAGATCCCGAACTACGGCCCTGCGGGCCGCGGGCCGCGCCTGGCCGAGGGCATGGTCCTGGCGATCGAGCCGATGGTGAACATGGGCGCGGCGGGCGTCAAGGTGCTGAGCGATGGGTGGACGGCCGTCACGAAGGACGGCAGCCTCTCCGCGCACTTCGAGCACACGGTGGCCGTGACGGCCGACGGGTGCCGAGTGCTCACCAAGGCGGACGCCGCGGCCAACGCGGCGGCCTAG
- the rplP gene encoding 50S ribosomal protein L16 codes for MLMPKKVKFRKQQRGRMTGKAWRGSDVSFGDYGLKAMEPCWMTDRQIEAARVAMTRFVKRGGKIWVRVFPDKPVTKKPLETRMGKGKGAPEGWVAVVRPGKILFEMEGVTETEARRAMELAAAKLPIKTRFSVRFGEEKQ; via the coding sequence ATGTTGATGCCGAAGAAGGTCAAGTTCCGGAAGCAGCAGCGCGGCCGTATGACCGGCAAGGCGTGGCGCGGCTCCGACGTGTCGTTCGGAGACTACGGGCTGAAGGCCATGGAGCCCTGCTGGATGACCGACCGCCAGATCGAGGCCGCCCGCGTCGCCATGACGCGGTTCGTCAAGCGCGGCGGGAAGATCTGGGTGCGCGTGTTTCCGGACAAGCCCGTCACGAAGAAGCCGCTCGAAACCCGAATGGGCAAGGGCAAGGGCGCGCCCGAGGGTTGGGTGGCCGTGGTGCGGCCGGGCAAGATCCTGTTCGAGATGGAAGGTGTGACCGAGACCGAGGCGCGACGCGCGATGGAGCTCGCTGCGGCGAAGCTGCCGATCAAGACGCGCTTCTCGGTGCGGTTCGGTGAGGAGAAGCAGTGA
- the rpsQ gene encoding 30S ribosomal protein S17 — MASKTEMQGVVVSDRMQKSVVVAVKRRVQHGVYGKIQKRTTKLMAHNEGDDAKLGDLVAVSESRPTSRRKRWTVTRVIERAPKV, encoded by the coding sequence ATGGCGTCGAAGACCGAGATGCAGGGAGTCGTGGTCAGCGACCGCATGCAGAAGAGCGTGGTCGTGGCCGTCAAGCGCCGGGTGCAGCACGGCGTCTACGGCAAGATCCAGAAGCGCACCACGAAGCTGATGGCCCACAACGAGGGCGACGACGCGAAGCTCGGTGACCTCGTCGCCGTCTCCGAGTCGAGGCCGACGAGCCGCCGCAAGCGGTGGACCGTGACGCGCGTCATCGAGCGCGCGCCCAAGGTCTAG
- the rplN gene encoding 50S ribosomal protein L14, whose amino-acid sequence MIQMRTILDVADNSGARKLSVINPIGGSTGRYARLGDIVTASVKEASPESNVKKGTVVKAVIVRVRKEQRRRDGSYIRFDRNAAVLVNNEGEPVGTRVFGPVARELRERKFMKIISLAPEVL is encoded by the coding sequence ATGATTCAGATGCGGACGATTCTCGACGTCGCGGACAACTCCGGCGCGAGGAAGCTCTCGGTGATCAACCCGATCGGCGGATCGACGGGCCGCTATGCGCGGCTCGGCGACATCGTGACGGCCTCGGTGAAGGAAGCCTCGCCCGAGTCCAACGTCAAGAAGGGCACCGTGGTGAAGGCCGTGATCGTGCGCGTGCGCAAGGAGCAGCGCCGCCGCGACGGCAGCTACATCCGCTTCGACCGCAACGCCGCCGTGCTCGTCAACAACGAGGGCGAACCGGTGGGCACGCGCGTGTTCGGTCCGGTGGCGCGTGAGCTGCGCGAGCGCAAGTTCATGAAGATCATCTCCTTGGCGCCCGAAGTGCTGTAG
- the rplR gene encoding 50S ribosomal protein L18: MKITTKDDRRRRIQFRIRKRVRGTAERPRLSVFRSVSHIYVQVIDDQAGRTVAAASSVEPAMKAKLTDGARPGNGKGAGMVGEAIAERLKSQGITQVVFDRNGFLYHGRVKEVAEAARKAGLEF, translated from the coding sequence ATGAAGATCACGACCAAGGACGATCGCCGCCGGCGAATCCAGTTCCGGATCCGGAAGCGCGTGCGCGGCACTGCCGAGCGGCCGCGCCTCAGCGTGTTCCGGAGCGTCTCGCACATCTACGTGCAGGTCATCGACGACCAGGCGGGCCGTACGGTCGCGGCGGCCTCCAGCGTCGAACCGGCGATGAAGGCGAAGCTGACCGACGGCGCCAGGCCGGGCAACGGCAAGGGCGCGGGCATGGTCGGCGAGGCCATCGCCGAGCGCCTCAAGTCCCAGGGCATCACGCAGGTGGTGTTCGACCGGAACGGGTTCCTCTACCACGGCCGGGTGAAGGAAGTGGCGGAAGCGGCCCGCAAAGCCGGGCTCGAGTTCTAG
- the rpmD gene encoding 50S ribosomal protein L30, whose protein sequence is MAKQEKTVKVTLVRSPIGFDKTQAKTVEGMGLRRIRHTVTLIDTPATRGMIHKVRHLVTVAE, encoded by the coding sequence ATGGCGAAGCAAGAGAAGACAGTGAAGGTCACGCTCGTGCGCAGCCCGATCGGCTTCGACAAGACCCAGGCGAAGACGGTCGAGGGCATGGGCCTGCGGCGGATCCGCCACACCGTGACGCTGATCGACACCCCCGCCACGCGCGGGATGATTCACAAAGTCCGTCACCTCGTGACGGTCGCCGAGTAA
- the rpsC gene encoding 30S ribosomal protein S3: MGQKVHPYGFRIGFNKTWKSRWFAGKEYADLLHEDLALKSDLKKRFQHAGVAKIEVERAANKLKIDVHTSRPGIIIGRKGTEVDKLKQEIQKRTKREVFVNIQEIQKPELDAQLVAESVAMQLEKRVAFRRAMRKAVESALRFGARGIKVRVSGRLNGAEIARSEWYLHGQLPLQTLRADVDFGFAEAHTTYGQIGVKVWMYKGERLTPRVGRDEDYRDRPRRSAGARP; this comes from the coding sequence GTGGGTCAGAAAGTTCACCCCTACGGGTTCCGCATCGGGTTCAACAAGACGTGGAAGTCGCGCTGGTTCGCGGGCAAGGAGTACGCGGACCTGCTCCACGAGGATCTGGCCCTGAAGTCGGACCTCAAGAAGCGCTTCCAGCACGCGGGCGTCGCCAAGATCGAGGTGGAGCGCGCCGCGAACAAGCTGAAGATCGACGTGCACACGTCGCGGCCGGGCATCATCATCGGCCGCAAGGGCACCGAGGTCGACAAGCTCAAGCAGGAGATCCAGAAGCGCACGAAGCGTGAGGTCTTCGTGAACATCCAGGAGATCCAGAAGCCCGAGCTCGACGCCCAGCTGGTGGCCGAGTCGGTGGCGATGCAGCTCGAGAAGCGCGTCGCGTTCCGGCGCGCCATGCGAAAGGCGGTCGAGTCGGCGCTGCGCTTCGGCGCCCGCGGCATCAAGGTGCGGGTGTCAGGTCGCCTGAACGGCGCCGAGATCGCGCGCTCCGAGTGGTATCTGCATGGGCAGCTCCCGCTGCAGACGCTTCGGGCGGACGTCGACTTCGGCTTCGCCGAGGCGCACACCACCTACGGCCAGATCGGCGTCAAGGTCTGGATGTACAAGGGCGAGCGGCTGACCCCACGGGTGGGCCGCGACGAGGACTACCGCGACCGCCCGCGCCGGAGCGCCGGCGCCCGACCCTAG
- the rplE gene encoding 50S ribosomal protein L5 encodes MSSKSNRLRERYQEVVVPALSKEFGYGNVMAVPKIEKVVVNMGLGEATQNAKVVDVGADELAKITGQKATVRRAKKSIAQFKVRAGMPIGVTVTLRGDRMYDFLDRLISISLPRVRDFRGVSPRGFDGRGNYTLGLRDQLIFTEIDYLKVDKARGMNVCVVTTAKTDEEARKLLQLIGIPFRTN; translated from the coding sequence ATGAGCAGCAAATCGAACCGGCTGCGGGAGCGGTACCAGGAAGTCGTGGTGCCCGCGCTGTCGAAGGAATTCGGATACGGCAACGTGATGGCCGTGCCCAAGATCGAGAAGGTCGTCGTGAACATGGGCCTCGGCGAGGCTACGCAGAACGCCAAGGTCGTGGATGTCGGCGCCGACGAGCTCGCGAAGATCACGGGTCAGAAGGCGACGGTCCGGCGCGCCAAGAAGTCGATCGCGCAGTTCAAGGTGCGCGCGGGGATGCCGATCGGCGTGACCGTCACGCTGCGCGGCGACCGGATGTACGACTTCCTGGACCGGCTGATCAGCATCTCGCTGCCGCGCGTGCGCGACTTCCGCGGCGTGTCGCCGCGCGGCTTCGACGGCCGCGGCAACTACACGCTGGGGCTGCGCGACCAGTTGATCTTCACCGAGATCGACTACCTCAAGGTGGACAAGGCGCGCGGCATGAACGTGTGCGTGGTCACCACCGCGAAAACCGATGAAGAGGCCCGGAAGCTGCTGCAGCTCATCGGCATCCCCTTCCGTACGAACTAG
- the rpsS gene encoding 30S ribosomal protein S19, whose translation MSRSLKKGPFIDTHLLEKVEAMNRANEKKVVKTWSRRSTVLPEMVGHTLAVHNGRKFVPVYITENMVGHKLGEFSPTRQFKGHAAKADKTAASAPGGKA comes from the coding sequence ATGAGCAGATCGCTGAAAAAGGGACCGTTCATCGACACCCACCTCCTCGAGAAGGTCGAGGCGATGAACCGCGCGAACGAGAAGAAGGTGGTCAAGACCTGGTCGCGGCGCTCGACCGTCCTGCCGGAGATGGTCGGTCACACGCTCGCGGTCCACAACGGCCGCAAGTTCGTGCCCGTCTACATCACCGAGAACATGGTCGGGCACAAGCTCGGAGAGTTCTCGCCGACCCGCCAGTTCAAGGGACACGCGGCGAAGGCCGACAAGACCGCGGCCTCGGCCCCGGGAGGAAAGGCCTGA
- the rpsE gene encoding 30S ribosomal protein S5, producing the protein MRTRERIDAGQLDIKDTVVAINRVTKVVKGGKNLSFSALVVVGDGHGVVGFGIGKAKEVPSAIKKGIEAAKKNLIRVPLKGTSIPHPALGRYGAGRVLLKPAPEGTGIIAGGGVRAVVESAGIHNVLTKSLGTANPHNVVRATFTALAMLKDPTHVARLRGKDLEEVAGASA; encoded by the coding sequence ATGCGGACACGCGAACGAATCGATGCGGGCCAGCTCGACATCAAGGACACGGTCGTGGCAATCAACCGTGTGACCAAGGTGGTCAAGGGCGGCAAGAACCTGAGCTTCAGCGCCCTGGTGGTGGTGGGCGACGGCCACGGGGTGGTGGGCTTCGGGATCGGCAAGGCGAAGGAAGTGCCGTCAGCCATCAAGAAGGGCATCGAGGCCGCCAAGAAGAACCTGATCCGCGTGCCCCTCAAGGGCACGTCGATTCCGCACCCGGCGCTCGGCCGCTACGGCGCGGGGCGCGTGCTCCTGAAGCCGGCTCCCGAGGGCACGGGCATCATCGCCGGCGGCGGCGTCCGCGCGGTCGTGGAGTCCGCGGGCATCCACAACGTCCTAACGAAGTCGCTCGGGACGGCGAATCCGCACAACGTGGTCCGGGCGACGTTCACGGCACTCGCGATGCTGAAGGACCCGACGCACGTGGCAAGGCTGCGCGGCAAGGATCTCGAGGAGGTGGCCGGCGCGTCGGCGTAG
- the rplV gene encoding 50S ribosomal protein L22, translating into MVRAQATAKYVRTSAQKAGLVCDLIRGKDVNRALSTLMFARKTVAKDLAKVLRSAVANARQAEGFGGDVERLFVSACFANQGPSQKRVRPAPMGRAFRIVKRTTHLTVEVTERPQRIAPVGEADKATAARRARVKKAAAAE; encoded by the coding sequence ATGGTCCGGGCTCAGGCAACGGCGAAATACGTGCGCACGTCGGCGCAGAAGGCCGGCCTCGTGTGCGACCTCATTCGAGGCAAGGACGTCAACCGCGCGCTGTCCACGCTGATGTTCGCGCGGAAGACCGTGGCCAAGGACCTGGCGAAGGTCCTGCGGTCCGCGGTGGCGAACGCGCGCCAGGCGGAGGGCTTCGGCGGCGACGTCGAGCGCCTGTTCGTGTCGGCCTGCTTCGCGAACCAGGGGCCGTCGCAGAAGCGCGTCAGGCCTGCCCCGATGGGCCGGGCCTTTCGGATCGTGAAGCGCACCACGCACCTCACCGTCGAAGTGACGGAGCGCCCGCAGCGCATCGCACCGGTGGGTGAGGCGGACAAGGCGACCGCGGCCCGTCGGGCACGCGTCAAGAAGGCCGCGGCGGCCGAGTAG
- the rplB gene encoding 50S ribosomal protein L2 encodes MPIRKYKPTSPGRRFQTVQIFDEITTDAPYRPLTESLKRSGGRNNTGELTSWWRGGGHKRLYRVIDFKRDKKNIPAKVSTIEYDPNRSARIALVTYADGEKRYVLQPLGLKVGDTIVASDTADILPGNALPLSAIPQGTLVHNVELKPGRGGQLARSAGSAVQVVAKEGEYVSVKMPSGEIRKILQHCIATVGQVGNLDHENVSIGKAGRSRWLGKKPHVRGVAMNPVDHPLGGGEGRTSGGRHPVTPWGVPTKGYKTRSNKKLSNQFIVQRRKK; translated from the coding sequence ATGCCGATTCGCAAGTACAAGCCCACGTCGCCGGGCCGCCGTTTCCAGACGGTCCAGATCTTCGACGAGATCACCACCGACGCGCCGTATCGACCGCTGACCGAGTCGCTCAAGCGCTCGGGCGGCCGGAACAATACCGGCGAGCTGACCAGCTGGTGGCGCGGCGGCGGACACAAGCGCCTCTATCGCGTCATCGACTTCAAGCGCGACAAGAAGAACATCCCCGCGAAGGTCTCGACCATCGAGTACGACCCGAACCGGTCGGCTCGCATCGCCCTCGTCACCTACGCCGACGGCGAGAAGCGCTACGTGCTGCAGCCGCTCGGGCTGAAGGTCGGCGACACGATCGTCGCCAGCGACACGGCCGACATCCTGCCGGGCAACGCCCTGCCGCTGTCGGCGATTCCGCAGGGCACGCTGGTCCACAACGTGGAACTGAAGCCCGGCCGCGGAGGGCAGCTCGCGCGCAGCGCCGGATCGGCGGTCCAGGTCGTCGCCAAGGAAGGCGAGTACGTCTCCGTCAAGATGCCATCCGGCGAGATCCGCAAGATCCTGCAGCACTGCATCGCCACGGTGGGCCAGGTCGGCAACCTCGACCACGAGAACGTCTCGATCGGCAAGGCCGGCCGCAGCCGGTGGCTCGGCAAGAAGCCGCACGTGCGCGGCGTCGCCATGAACCCGGTGGACCACCCGCTGGGCGGCGGCGAGGGCCGGACGTCGGGCGGCCGCCACCCTGTGACGCCGTGGGGCGTGCCGACGAAGGGCTACAAGACGCGGTCGAACAAGAAGCTGAGCAACCAGTTCATCGTCCAGCGGCGGAAGAAATAG